A genomic region of Scomber japonicus isolate fScoJap1 chromosome 5, fScoJap1.pri, whole genome shotgun sequence contains the following coding sequences:
- the LOC128359073 gene encoding nuclear receptor-interacting protein 3-like, producing MFTGMRTEDCGDSGILDAAALRQQRRLKQAIQFLHKDSADLLPLDGLKKLGTSKQGQPHHILQKRLLEAKMSRGRISMCGVTTPNNNNNAVLLTRSRSNSHEDEEEEEEDFIYVPCQCLGQQVNVLIDTGCKLNLMSSLTVERLGLKDLIEENKLEMDGFPLQRKLHIDSHIEELSLNIGQLRIMCSFAVVDSNKPLMSLGNKTLKSLKCVIDTENQMLVFGRAMREQVQFVKKPINESTFSDYRNL from the exons ATGTTCACAGGGATGCGGACTGAGGACTGCGGGGACTCGGGGATCCTGgatgctgcagctctgagacagcagaggagacTGAAGCAGGCGATCCAGTTCCTCCATAAGGACTCGGCGGATCTGCTGCCTCTGGATGGACTGAAGAAGCTGGGGACATCCAAACAAGGG CAGCCGCATCACATCCTACAGAAGCGCCTGCTGGAAGCCAAGATGTCCCGGGGGAGGATAAGCATGTGTGGGGTAACAACacctaacaacaacaacaacgctGTCCTGTTGACCCGCAGTCGTTCAAATTCacatgaggatgaggaagaggaggaggaagacttcATCTATGTCCCATGCCAG tgtttaGGGCAGCAGGTGAACGTGCTGATTGACACGGGCTGCAAGCTGAATCTAATGTCCTCTCTGACTGTTGAGAGATTAGG tttgAAAGATTTGATCGAGGAGAACAAACTGGAGATGGACGGCTTTCCATTACAGAGGAAACTCCACATTGACAGTCACATCGAGGAACTCAGCCTGAACATCGGACAGCTCAGGATAATGTGTTCCTTCGCTGTAGTGG ATAGTAACAAGCCACTGATGTCTCTGGGCAACAAGACATTAAAGTCACTCAAG TGTGTAATTGACACTGAAAATCAGATGTTGGTGTTTGGAAGAGCCATGAGAGAGCAAGTCCAGTTTGTTAAGAAGCCAATCAATGAAAG CACCTTCTCCGACTACAGAAACCTGTAA
- the akip1 gene encoding A-kinase-interacting protein 1 — translation MASRQAWLESSLQRSASLGREVLERASRRTIDWTSTGSSQTSTSTDEDTQIPVKRRQKGLDNAFATITEFMAQTTYQCKKFYESGCCIEPTDAERKHVSRFHARPAAGRIRSALPRRKNGRVSPAGEEFYIEVSPGTYAVTASMPESQEQTQLVSVKAGESIDLTFDL, via the exons ATGGCGAGTCGTCAGGCCTGGCTGGAGTCTTCTCTGCAGCGCTCTGCTAGTCTGGGCCGAGAGGTGCTGGAGCGGGCCTCGAGGCGGACTATAGACTGGACAAGCACCGGTTCATCCCAGACCTCCACAAGCACGGATGAAGACACACAAATACCAGTCAAG agaagacagaaagggcTCGATAACGCCTTTGCAACCATCACAGAGTTCATGGCACAGACGACCTATCAGTGCAAG AAGTTTTATGAGTCCGGCTGTTGCATTGAGCCCACTGACGCTGAGAGGAAACACGTGTCCAGGTTCCATGCAAGACCAGCTGCTGGGAGGATAAGATCTGCACTGCCACGCAGGAAGAAT GGTCGCGTGTCGCCCGCAGGTGAAGAGTTCTACATAGAGGTGTCACCTGGAACGTACGCCGTCACTGCAAGCATGCCAGAGTCTCAGGAGCAGACCCAGCTGGTCAGCGTCAAGGCTGGAGAGAGCATCGACctcacctttgacctctga